The window TCTTACTACTTGCACACCAAGAAGGTCGAGTTGAAGGGCGGCCGTACGCAGCAGTTGTACTTCTTCGCCAAGGAACCGGGCCAGGGCGCGCTCGACGCGGTCCCGTCCGGCTACCAGGTGGCCGAGTCGAAGAACGGGCTGCCCGTCCTGAAGAAAGCGGCCTAATCAACGTAGCCGAATAAAAAAAGGCGGAGTCGAAAGCGACCCCGCCTTTTTTGTTATTGATTCTAGAGGTTGCCTACCGGCCGCTAGGGAAGGAGCGGCGGGTTGGCGTTATGGGCCAGGTCGAGCGCCATCTGGGGGAACCAGGCGCCGGCCGCGGGATCGATGATACCCCACTCCGGGTCAACCGTCTCGCCCGCCGGGCCGAGGCCGCGGGTGCATTCGCCGTCCGACTCGCCGGGGATCTTGATCCACAGGTAAGCGTCGATCAACGCGTGGCCGGTGTCGGCCGAGGGCAAGAGGCCCAGGCCGCGGCCGGGCGGGTTGCACCAATCCTGCGGGTCGGGGTAGCCTGGCGGCGGCGTCCACGGCCCCTGGCCGTTGCGGCTGGTGTCGATGACGAAGGTCTGCAACCCGGATAGGCCGGGGTAGGCCCCCTGGCTCTCCACGTTATCGGTGTACCACTGGTCGGTCAGGCCCCAGGTGGAGAAGTCGTTGGGATTGGCCGGGTAATATTGGCTGGCACACCAGTCGAAGTGGCCGTTGCCCCACGAGGCGGGGTCGGTGGCGAACCAGAGGCACTTGGCGACCCACGTGCCGTACTTCTCCAGGTGTTCCGTCAGCCGGTAGTTGGAGACGTTGAGGAAGAAGCCGTCGGCGCGGGCGACACCGGCCTGGGCCAGACGGTGAGCGGCGTCGCCGGAGCCGAGCCAGCCGCTGTGGGTGCCGTCGAGGTAGACGCGCACGTTGGGCTTGGCCTTCAACACGTCCACGGCGTAGTTAAGCATGGCGAAGCGCTCGTCGGCGGCGGTGGCCTCGTCGGCCTCGGCCGGGCGGCACCATTCGTAATCGCCGGCCTGGGCGGGCAGGCCGCGGAACTGCTTGTACCAGGGGATAATGCCCAGCCCGTCCGGCTCGAGGATGACGATGGCTTCGTCATTGCCGATGCCGGCGGCGAAGCCGTCGATCCATTTCATGTACTGCTCAGCCGTCTTGGCCCCCCCGGCCGAGAACTGGGCGCAGTCGCGGAAGGGGATGTTAAAGGCCACCAGGACGGGGACCGCATCTTTGTGGGCGGCGCGCCGGACGGTGAGCCGGACCTGTTGCCTTACCCTGGCCGGCGTGCCCTTGGTGAACCATACGGCTGAGGGCGTCCTGATCATCTTCCGGATCAGCCGGGCGTCGCCGGTGTCGCCCGAGGCGAATAGCTGGGCCATCTGCCGGCGGGCAACCTGGTTGGGCGGTGGGACGTAGAACTCGGTAGCGGGGTCGATCTCCCCGGCGAGGGTGGCCGGCACGGCCGCGATGAGCGCGACCAGGACAGCGCCTAACACAAGCACCAATCTGAACTTTCGTCGAATGTCCATTTTCTGCTCCTATTAGGGTGTTGAATCGTGTATGCGGACACGAAAGATTGGGCGCGGGCGTCCGGCGCGGCCTACGTGCCGCGAATGGGGCGAAAAAACCGGTAGCGGCAGCCAGGCGGAGGACGCTCTTGCTCTTATCTGATTATCATTTTTCTTATGCGGCGTGTCAACGATTTTTGTTGACTGAAGGGTCGATCCCGCCCCGAAGCGTAGCCACGACCGCATAGCGCTCGTCTGACACTGCGCCGCCCCACAATGACGGCTGGTCGCTCAAATCGTGAACCGTTACATCCATCAGCGAAGGCGGCAAGGCCGCTATAACTTCTTCGGTGTGCAGCCCGCCACCCGTGTGCCAATACCCCTCGATTAGAATCAGCTGACCTTCAGGGGCCAGCAATTTGGCCCATCTTCGCACTACTCCGGCCGGCTCCGGTAAGGCCCAGAGGACGTGACGGCTGAGGATGACGTCGTAGCGCGCCGGGGCCAGTTGGGGATTAGCTACATCGCCCACCATGAATTCCACTGGTCGTCCGGCAGCGTCGGCCTTCGCCTGGGCCAAGGCGATCATGGCCGGTGACCAGTCGATGCCTGTAACCCGGTGGCCCAAACCGGCCAACAGGAGGCTTAGCGTACCCGTACCGCAACCGGCATCCAGGATCGTAGCGACCCCTGGCGGGAGCCATCCGACGAGCAGTTCCAGCCACGCCCGGCGCACGACCGGATGGCGCAAGCCGTGATCCGGCTCATCATCGAAAGATGAGGCCTGATCGTCCCAATAGCGAGACGTTTGGAAATCGGGTAATTCAACATTGGTGTTCATCATCAGTGACTTTCTCCACTCGCTGGTTACGCCCAGATAACCGGCCAAGCCTATACAGCTAGGCCTCCTCATCAGCGGCGAGATACTCCGCACGCAGCAAGCCAAAGCGCAGGCGATCGTGGCGACGGCCGTTGAGGAAGACCGCGGCGCGGTCGCGCCCTTCCGGGACAAAGCCGCCCTGCTCCAGACCGCGCGCGGCGGCGGTGTTGTAAGCGAGCGTTGACGCGCTGATGCGGGCCAAGTCGAATTGATTGAAGGCGTAGTCGAGCAACAGGCGCGCCGCTGCCCGGCCATAGCCCTGGCCCCGATCGGCGGCGCGGGCGATGCCCAGGCCCAGTTCGGCCGTCCGATTTCGCCAATCGATAGCCGACAACTGGATATCCCCCAGCAGCCGGCCGTCCAGGGTAAAGATACCTAGATGCAGCCGGTCCTTCTCCTGCCCGGCCTGTATCTCGGCAAACCACGCCTCGGCCCCTTCGACCGTTAGTCCCAGATGCAGCGGCTCGGTCGGTTGCGGGGCGGCCGGCTCGTAAGCTTCCCACAATTGGCGGCAATCGTCGCGTTCCAGCGCGCGCAAGACAACCCGTTGACCTCGCAGTTCGATCATGGTGGGAACCTCCGGATGTGGCGATTGGTCAGCGGCTCTTTCATGGCCGCAGCCTAATGGACAGATTGGCTATAGGTTTCGACCGCCCGGCGTGTGGTATACCAGTTGCGTCCGCGTTTGATCGCCTCCAGGCGGCCGGTGCGAGCCAAGAGGCTCAGGTATTCCTGGCTGTAGGGCGAATTCTGAGCCGCCTCGCGTAAGGGCAGCCACTCATCGCCGGGCAGCGGCGGAACGGTCTGCGGCGTGGTTGCCTCCAAATAGAGCATCAGGGAACGCTCCACGGCGCGGCCGACGAGATTCGTCAGCGAGGTGGCGTCTCCCCGGTCGGCCGCGGCCAGGGCGCGATAGTACTGCGCTCGATTGGCGCGGGCGATGATGGCCGGCGGGTAGGCCGCGCGGAGCAAAATCAGGTTCATCACCAGGCGAGACGTGCGGCCGTTGCCGTCGAGGAACGGGTGAATGGCGACGAGGCGGTGATGCGCCACGGCGGCCAGTTCGACCGGCTCCCCACGGTCTTCCTGCCCGGCCAGCCAATCGGCCCAATCGGTCAGGCGCGACGCCACTTCCCAGGCCGGCGGCGGATCAAACGACGCGCCCACGATGCGAACGGGGAGTTGCCGGTACTGCCCGGCGTTCTCGTCATCGATGCGGGCCATCACCAGCGCGTGTAGCCGGCGAACGGTTCCCGGTGTGATGGGCTCATTGCCGGCGGCCAGTGATTCAACCAGGCCGATCGCCTCACGATGATTGACGACCTCGAAATGCTCGCGCAGGCTTTTGCCGCCGATGGTGACGCCCTGTTCCAGGATGAGTTGGGTCTCGCGCAGGGTCAGGGTATTGCCCTCGATGGCGTTGGAGTTGTAGGTCCATTCTACGGCCAACTGCTCTTCGAGGCGACGGACGGCGGGCGCGGGCAGGGGGCGGCGGGCGTCGAGTTCGGCTTTTTTGGTGTGCAGGCGAATGAGCAAACGGCTATCGAGCATAGGGCATTATATCGGATAAGCTGATATTTAACGAATCCGATACAGTGATTCGCCAGGGCTGACCTACCAGTGGTATGGCAATGGGTTAGGCGATCTCTATCTTCTGGCACAGCCACCGGCAACGAACTCCCGCCACGCCCTTTCCACGTCCGCCAGCGGTCGGCCCAGCACCCGTTCTAAATCGTCCGGCGCGCGCAGCAGCGCGTTTAGCCCGTCCAGCCCATCGGTGGCAACGATGGACGCCACCAAGGTATAGGCGAACAGATCAGCCGCCGGTACGTCGGCGTACTGCGCGCGCATCTGCTCCAGCGAGGGCAGGGCGACGCCGACCAACCGCTCCCGACAGGCGCCATCATACACCTCATGCGGCGCCAGGGTGACCGCCGTTCCCTCCTCCAACCAGTCCGGCAGTTCCGGGGCAATTTGGTCGAGCGCCAAATGGACGAACTCATGCACGGCTACGCTGACGCCATCGGCATAGGTCAACTCCGCTCGCCCGGAGCTGAGTGGCGAAACCATCTGGATACGCCCATCGCCGGACAGCGCGAAGAAGCCGCGCATCGCCGGGTTCATCACACCCCGGTCGAAGGCGGCCTGGTCGGCGAACACCTCCACCGTAACCGAGAAATCGCAGGCGATGCCCAGCGCATCACAGACGGGCGGCGCGCCCTGGCGCAGCGCCGCGGCGATATCGTCCAACACGTAGGCCGGTACGCCCTCCCCCGCCACGGCGATTAGCTCAGGGTCTACCGTAGGCGAGGCGGGCGACGCCGGAGAACCGGACGGCGTCGGGTCGAGGGGGGCGGTCGCTGCCGGCGGCCGTGTTTCAACGACTACGGGGGCGCAGCCGAGCAGCAACCACGCCCCGGCCGTCAGGACGAAGAAGGCGTTGGCGACAAAGGATGGCCTCACCATCACCTCGCATGGCTAGCGGCGCTAGGCTACCGGGGCGCGGCCGCGCGCCTTGTTTGGGTCGCGCATCTCGATCAGGCGCACGCCGACGCCGTAGGTGACGAACTCGCCGGTCGGGACGATCTCGACCAGGCACGAGCCGGCGATCAACGCGCTGTCGTCGGCCATCGGCCCCAGCAGCTTTTTCAGCAAGTCGGGCATGGCTTCGCCCGCGCCGCAGATGCGGGCCGTGCCCTGAAAGGTGATCGTCGCCTGGGGGATCTTCATCCAGGGCATGATCGGCACGCGCTTGGCGATGGGGATGGTGACGGAGACGTGGGGATTGGCGGCGATGTGGCGCACTTTCCACGTGTCGCGGTCGGTGATGAAGTAGAGCTTGTGGTCGCCCACGGCGTAGAGGATGCCCACCGTGCGCGCTTCGTGGCCGGCCGTCACCATACCGACGACGGCGAACAGTTCTTTCTCGATGGCTTGCCAGACTTGTTGTGAGGTGAGTTGTCTCGGCATGATGTGCTCCCCATTGTTGACCGAATTCTCTTACAGTATATTCGTTATCTCGCTTCTTGACACCCGCCCACCCCCATGCTAGACTGTCGCTCACAGTCAAATAGCAAACGACGCGGAGTCGGACGAGTAGCCCGCACAGCGAGCCGCCAGAGAGTTGACTCACAGGCTGAAAGGTCAACGGCAGGCGCGGCGGGGGAATGGACCGAGGAGTCGCCGGAGCGAATACAGTGATCACAGTGGGTAGTAGATAGTGGTCAGTGGACAGTAGCTTCGGTCGGGGTGGCTTCCGTTAGCAGAGCCAAGGCCTTTTGAAGTGGTCAGGAATCAGTCGAGCCGTCTCGCACTGACGGATTGACCCACTAATAACGGGCTGAACGAGTGGGGTCGCGGCGGGCGCGGCCCAAGCAGGGTGGCACCACGGGAGATTTTGACGCTCTCGTCCCTAGTAGGGGACGAGGGCGTTTTTATTTTGTCGCAATCGCTATCGCTATCGCAATCGTAATCGAAGATCGATAGCGATAACGATTGCGATAGCGATAGCGAAAGAGATTGGGAAACTCATATAGAGG is drawn from Candidatus Promineifilum breve and contains these coding sequences:
- a CDS encoding glycoside hydrolase family 6 protein; protein product: MDIRRKFRLVLVLGAVLVALIAAVPATLAGEIDPATEFYVPPPNQVARRQMAQLFASGDTGDARLIRKMIRTPSAVWFTKGTPARVRQQVRLTVRRAAHKDAVPVLVAFNIPFRDCAQFSAGGAKTAEQYMKWIDGFAAGIGNDEAIVILEPDGLGIIPWYKQFRGLPAQAGDYEWCRPAEADEATAADERFAMLNYAVDVLKAKPNVRVYLDGTHSGWLGSGDAAHRLAQAGVARADGFFLNVSNYRLTEHLEKYGTWVAKCLWFATDPASWGNGHFDWCASQYYPANPNDFSTWGLTDQWYTDNVESQGAYPGLSGLQTFVIDTSRNGQGPWTPPPGYPDPQDWCNPPGRGLGLLPSADTGHALIDAYLWIKIPGESDGECTRGLGPAGETVDPEWGIIDPAAGAWFPQMALDLAHNANPPLLP
- a CDS encoding class I SAM-dependent methyltransferase yields the protein MMNTNVELPDFQTSRYWDDQASSFDDEPDHGLRHPVVRRAWLELLVGWLPPGVATILDAGCGTGTLSLLLAGLGHRVTGIDWSPAMIALAQAKADAAGRPVEFMVGDVANPQLAPARYDVILSRHVLWALPEPAGVVRRWAKLLAPEGQLILIEGYWHTGGGLHTEEVIAALPPSLMDVTVHDLSDQPSLWGGAVSDERYAVVATLRGGIDPSVNKNR
- a CDS encoding GNAT family N-acetyltransferase encodes the protein MIELRGQRVVLRALERDDCRQLWEAYEPAAPQPTEPLHLGLTVEGAEAWFAEIQAGQEKDRLHLGIFTLDGRLLGDIQLSAIDWRNRTAELGLGIARAADRGQGYGRAAARLLLDYAFNQFDLARISASTLAYNTAAARGLEQGGFVPEGRDRAAVFLNGRRHDRLRFGLLRAEYLAADEEA
- a CDS encoding Fic family protein, encoding MLDSRLLIRLHTKKAELDARRPLPAPAVRRLEEQLAVEWTYNSNAIEGNTLTLRETQLILEQGVTIGGKSLREHFEVVNHREAIGLVESLAAGNEPITPGTVRRLHALVMARIDDENAGQYRQLPVRIVGASFDPPPAWEVASRLTDWADWLAGQEDRGEPVELAAVAHHRLVAIHPFLDGNGRTSRLVMNLILLRAAYPPAIIARANRAQYYRALAAADRGDATSLTNLVGRAVERSLMLYLEATTPQTVPPLPGDEWLPLREAAQNSPYSQEYLSLLARTGRLEAIKRGRNWYTTRRAVETYSQSVH
- a CDS encoding pyridoxamine 5'-phosphate oxidase family protein; the protein is MPRQLTSQQVWQAIEKELFAVVGMVTAGHEARTVGILYAVGDHKLYFITDRDTWKVRHIAANPHVSVTIPIAKRVPIMPWMKIPQATITFQGTARICGAGEAMPDLLKKLLGPMADDSALIAGSCLVEIVPTGEFVTYGVGVRLIEMRDPNKARGRAPVA